One segment of Pirellulales bacterium DNA contains the following:
- a CDS encoding c-type cytochrome domain-containing protein, which translates to MIAAIVVQATAVFAAEPATKPSPKPAAIAAQKIPVAELRRTQPINFETEILPLLAKNCLACHKSPDAENDLILETPEAIRKGGDHGPAVIPGQSAKSLLLQMAAHEREPIMPPVDNKVAAVALAPQQLGLIKAWIDQGAQGSVGSIARAVQRTAPPAAAHPIMALAIAADDDYAACSRGDKLDIYNLHGPRLADELVDPALVARGRSAAHDDLIRSLTFSKDGDVLASGGFRTVKLWRRPHGSLDQEIVAPDSVRSIAASPAGSLLAIGTQSGTIELLDRSGKQSRKPLAGKHDAAVTALVFSQDGTRLYSGGLDKTIRIWEVASGNQIARQSAPAEIRAIALLSSGNRIASGDADNVIRIWDLATILKPPAGNKPPPPLRELKAHSKPITALAILAGGKAERLLSASEDGHVRIWDPATGGSLRDLDQGAPATAVAASADGRRILSTAANGNARLWDADDGKLIADMKESPLVSRAIARADGAWNYAQASIEYRKEELREAEETVKRETTALEEAKKAKTADEKAVVDKTAPAEKAIAARAAAEAKATETAAEFKTASDKMTAARTAAEQAGQKIEPLRKALEQARQAADKDKNNKDLAAARQTAEKSLADAEAAKRTADAALAPSTAAFRDAEQNKERTKQAAGDAADRAKQPERELQEAKNTLQGRISFIATATTVADRAKAAVPLAQQAVSQAESTAKQRQADRNKLVEAAKSQRPLRAAAFSPDRRFVAIAGDDGAIRLCDASNGMVIEILGSQSDGIGALVFAADGNLTAAPAAVATLRTISAAGEHKTGSPSNQKLRVWRMPGNWRLERTIGSEDDPSQLVDRVLSLDFSPDGKLLATGGGLAARSGQLKLWNVADGKLMREIPAAARDTIFGVRFSPDGQYLAVAAADRLLRVFRVADGSLVRTFEGHSSHVLAVAWHPAGHLLATAGADRAVKVWNFDTGAAVRTMRGDSYLLGDYKGEITSISFIGNTDHILTSSGDHTVRIHRTSSDRDVRAFKEGASFMHAAAATSDGKLILGGGHDGILHIWNGETGYPVLLLEPTGNPATIPSAAIFSSAVRR; encoded by the coding sequence ATGATCGCTGCCATCGTGGTGCAAGCCACGGCAGTTTTCGCCGCCGAACCGGCAACGAAGCCATCTCCCAAACCGGCCGCCATCGCTGCGCAGAAGATTCCCGTCGCCGAGTTGCGGCGCACGCAGCCGATCAATTTCGAAACGGAAATTCTTCCGCTGCTGGCCAAGAATTGCCTGGCATGCCACAAGTCGCCGGATGCGGAAAACGATCTGATTCTCGAAACTCCCGAGGCCATTCGCAAAGGGGGCGATCATGGGCCCGCCGTCATACCGGGCCAAAGCGCCAAAAGCCTGCTGCTGCAAATGGCGGCGCACGAGCGCGAGCCGATCATGCCGCCGGTCGACAACAAAGTGGCCGCCGTCGCGCTCGCTCCCCAGCAGCTCGGGCTGATCAAGGCCTGGATCGATCAGGGAGCACAAGGCTCGGTGGGATCGATCGCCCGGGCGGTGCAACGCACCGCGCCTCCGGCGGCCGCGCATCCGATCATGGCGTTGGCAATCGCCGCCGACGACGACTACGCCGCATGCAGCCGGGGCGACAAGCTCGACATCTACAACCTGCACGGCCCGCGCTTGGCCGATGAATTGGTTGATCCGGCGCTCGTTGCCCGCGGCCGCTCGGCCGCGCACGACGACCTGATTCGCTCGCTGACCTTTAGCAAAGACGGCGACGTATTGGCGTCCGGCGGCTTTCGCACGGTGAAACTCTGGCGCCGGCCGCATGGCTCGCTCGATCAAGAAATCGTCGCACCGGACTCGGTGCGATCGATTGCCGCAAGCCCCGCTGGTTCGCTGCTCGCGATCGGCACGCAAAGCGGCACGATCGAATTGCTCGATCGATCCGGCAAGCAATCTCGAAAACCGCTGGCCGGGAAACACGATGCGGCGGTGACCGCGCTCGTGTTCTCGCAAGACGGCACGCGACTCTATTCAGGCGGACTCGATAAGACGATCCGCATCTGGGAAGTCGCCAGCGGCAACCAGATCGCCAGGCAATCGGCGCCCGCCGAAATTCGCGCGATCGCTCTCCTTTCCAGCGGTAATCGGATTGCCAGCGGCGATGCCGACAACGTGATCCGCATTTGGGATTTGGCGACCATTCTCAAGCCGCCCGCAGGCAACAAGCCCCCGCCGCCGCTTCGCGAGCTGAAAGCACACTCGAAGCCGATCACGGCGCTCGCGATCCTGGCTGGGGGAAAAGCCGAGCGATTGCTCTCGGCCAGTGAAGACGGGCATGTGCGAATATGGGATCCCGCGACCGGTGGATCGCTCCGCGATCTCGATCAAGGCGCCCCGGCAACCGCGGTCGCAGCCAGCGCCGATGGCCGACGGATTCTCTCGACCGCCGCGAATGGCAACGCACGGCTCTGGGACGCCGACGATGGCAAATTGATCGCCGACATGAAAGAAAGCCCGCTTGTGTCGCGGGCGATCGCTCGGGCCGACGGCGCTTGGAACTACGCCCAAGCCTCGATCGAATATCGCAAGGAAGAGTTGCGTGAGGCCGAGGAAACAGTCAAGCGCGAAACGACGGCTCTCGAGGAGGCAAAGAAAGCGAAAACGGCCGACGAAAAAGCGGTTGTCGACAAGACCGCGCCGGCTGAAAAGGCCATCGCCGCCCGCGCTGCCGCGGAAGCCAAGGCCACGGAAACTGCCGCCGAGTTCAAAACCGCCAGCGACAAAATGACCGCGGCTCGAACCGCCGCCGAGCAGGCCGGCCAGAAAATCGAGCCGTTGCGAAAGGCGCTCGAACAGGCCCGGCAAGCCGCCGACAAAGACAAGAACAACAAAGATCTCGCCGCCGCCCGGCAAACGGCCGAGAAATCGCTCGCCGATGCCGAGGCCGCGAAGCGTACCGCCGACGCGGCGCTCGCGCCGAGCACGGCTGCATTCCGCGACGCCGAGCAGAACAAAGAACGGACAAAACAGGCCGCTGGCGATGCGGCCGATCGAGCCAAGCAGCCCGAGCGCGAACTCCAAGAAGCCAAAAACACGCTGCAAGGCAGAATCAGTTTCATCGCCACCGCCACCACCGTCGCCGATCGGGCCAAAGCGGCGGTGCCCCTCGCCCAACAAGCCGTTTCTCAAGCCGAGTCGACCGCAAAGCAACGACAGGCAGACCGCAACAAGCTCGTCGAAGCGGCAAAGAGCCAACGACCGCTGCGAGCCGCCGCATTTTCGCCCGATCGCCGCTTCGTCGCCATCGCCGGCGACGACGGCGCGATCCGGCTGTGCGACGCGTCGAACGGTATGGTGATCGAGATTTTGGGCTCGCAAAGCGATGGAATAGGCGCGCTGGTATTTGCCGCCGATGGCAATCTGACTGCAGCGCCGGCTGCCGTAGCGACGCTCAGGACAATCTCCGCCGCAGGCGAACATAAAACCGGCTCGCCGTCGAATCAAAAACTGCGCGTGTGGCGCATGCCCGGCAACTGGCGGCTCGAGCGCACGATCGGCAGCGAAGACGATCCGTCGCAGTTGGTCGATCGGGTGTTGTCGCTCGATTTCAGTCCCGACGGCAAACTGCTGGCTACCGGCGGCGGGCTCGCTGCCCGTTCCGGACAGTTGAAGCTCTGGAACGTTGCCGATGGCAAGCTGATGCGCGAAATTCCTGCGGCGGCCCGCGACACGATTTTCGGCGTGCGGTTTTCGCCCGACGGGCAATATCTGGCCGTCGCCGCCGCCGATCGATTGCTGCGCGTTTTCCGCGTTGCCGACGGCTCGCTTGTGCGCACGTTCGAGGGGCATTCGAGCCACGTGTTGGCCGTCGCCTGGCATCCCGCGGGCCATCTGCTGGCCACCGCCGGGGCCGATCGCGCCGTCAAGGTCTGGAATTTCGACACCGGCGCCGCGGTGCGAACGATGCGCGGCGACAGCTATCTGCTCGGCGACTACAAAGGCGAAATCACCTCGATCTCTTTCATTGGCAACACCGACCATATCCTCACCAGCTCGGGCGACCACACCGTGCGAATCCACCGCACCTCGAGCGACCGCGATGTGCGGGCATTCAAGGAGGGCGCCTCGTTCATGCACGCCGCCGCCGCCACCAGCGACGGCAAGCTGATCCTCGGCGGCGGCCACGACGGCATCTTGCACATTTGGAACGGCGAAACCGGCTACCCAGTTCTGTTGCTCGAGCCCACCGGCAACCCAGCGACAATTCCCTCTGCGGCAATTTTCTCCTCCGCCGTCCGGAGATAA
- the cysK gene encoding cysteine synthase A, whose protein sequence is MATETASPVGIHDDNTQCMGNTPLVRLRRVTEGCVATVVAKVESANPMWSVKDRIGVAMIDAAERDGKINGDTIVIEPTSGNTGIGLAFVCAARGYKLMVTMPESMSLERRRMLKALGAELILTPAAEGMPGAIRKADELCAANKNYFQPQQFKNPANPEIHRKTTAEEIWRDTEGQVDIVVSGVGTGGTITGCGEVLKKRKPGVKMIAVEPANSPVISQKRRGEPLKPGRHTIQGLGAGFIPDVLNVGIIDDVVLVQDEDAAETTRKLAKLEGLMCGISSGAAAWAAIEVAKRHENRGKLIVVVLPDLGERYLSTKLYPE, encoded by the coding sequence ATGGCCACTGAAACCGCTTCCCCAGTCGGAATTCACGACGACAATACGCAGTGCATGGGCAATACGCCGCTCGTTCGATTGCGGCGCGTGACCGAAGGGTGCGTGGCGACCGTGGTGGCCAAAGTCGAAAGCGCCAACCCGATGTGGAGCGTCAAGGATCGAATCGGCGTGGCGATGATCGACGCGGCCGAGCGCGACGGCAAGATCAACGGCGATACGATCGTCATCGAGCCCACCAGCGGCAACACCGGCATCGGCTTGGCATTCGTGTGCGCCGCCCGCGGCTACAAGCTGATGGTCACCATGCCCGAGAGCATGAGCCTCGAGCGCCGGCGGATGCTCAAGGCGCTGGGGGCGGAATTGATTCTCACTCCGGCCGCCGAAGGAATGCCCGGAGCGATCCGCAAGGCCGACGAACTGTGTGCGGCGAACAAGAATTATTTCCAGCCGCAGCAGTTCAAGAACCCGGCCAATCCGGAAATTCATCGCAAGACGACGGCCGAGGAAATCTGGCGCGATACGGAAGGGCAAGTCGATATCGTCGTCAGCGGCGTGGGCACGGGGGGAACGATCACGGGCTGCGGCGAAGTGCTCAAGAAGCGCAAGCCGGGCGTGAAGATGATCGCCGTCGAGCCGGCCAACAGCCCGGTGATTTCGCAGAAGCGCCGCGGCGAGCCGCTGAAGCCGGGGCGGCACACGATTCAAGGTCTCGGGGCCGGCTTCATTCCCGATGTGCTGAACGTCGGCATCATTGATGATGTCGTCTTGGTGCAGGATGAAGACGCGGCGGAAACGACCCGCAAGCTGGCGAAGCTCGAAGGCCTGATGTGCGGCATCAGCAGCGGCGCCGCGGCATGGGCCGCGATCGAAGTGGCCAAGCGCCACGAAAACCGCGGCAAACTGATCGTCGTCGTGCTGCCCGACTTGGGCGAACGCTATTTGTCGACGAAGCTCTATCCGGAGTGA
- the acs gene encoding acetate--CoA ligase, with product MAEQPGGSVDSVMQEGRLFPPSAEFAAKAHIGSLANYERMWDEAAADIEAFWKRQAAELHWFKPFGKVLEWNEPFAKWFVGGQTNASYNCLDAHLGTPTQNKAALIWEGEPGEERTLTYQQLHREVCKFANVLKKLGIAEGDVVSIYMPMVPELAIAMLACARIGAIHSVIFGGFSSEAIADRNNDAQAKLVITADAGWRRGQQVPLKRNVDEALAKSPTVTNCVVLRRTGAPVHMQEGRDHWWHDLMSEADPHCEAARLDSEAPLFILYTSGSTGKPKGIKHTTAGYNLFAKKTFQWVFDHRDEDVFWCTADCGWVTGHSYVVYGPLTAGATVLMYEGAPNWPDEGRFWRLIEKYRVSIFYTAPTAIRSFVKWGDHWVDACDLSSLRVLGTVGEGINPEAWMWYHRKIGGQRCPIVDTWWQTETGGIMMSPLPGAIPTKPGSCTKPLPGVVPAIVDSAGKPVERGHGGWLVITKPWPGMLRGIWGDDARYRETYWSKVPHMYLAGDACRQDADGYYWIMGRIDDVLNVAGHRLSTIEIESALVSHPAVAEAAAVGRPHEVKGEAVAVFVVLKADRPSEELRDELKRHVRKEIGALAQPDDIRFTNALPKTRSGKIMRRLLRDIASGKETIGDTTTLEDYSILAKLRTDEE from the coding sequence ATGGCAGAGCAGCCGGGCGGAAGCGTCGATTCCGTGATGCAAGAAGGACGGCTTTTTCCGCCGTCGGCCGAATTCGCCGCCAAGGCCCATATCGGTTCCTTGGCCAACTACGAACGCATGTGGGACGAGGCGGCCGCCGATATCGAAGCGTTTTGGAAACGCCAAGCCGCCGAACTCCATTGGTTCAAGCCCTTCGGCAAAGTGCTCGAATGGAACGAACCGTTCGCCAAATGGTTTGTCGGCGGGCAAACGAACGCTTCCTATAACTGCCTCGACGCCCATCTCGGCACCCCGACGCAAAACAAAGCCGCGCTGATCTGGGAAGGCGAGCCAGGCGAAGAACGCACGCTTACCTACCAACAGCTCCACCGCGAAGTATGCAAATTCGCCAACGTGCTCAAGAAGCTCGGCATCGCCGAGGGCGATGTCGTGTCAATCTATATGCCGATGGTGCCCGAACTGGCGATCGCCATGCTGGCATGCGCACGGATCGGAGCGATCCACTCCGTGATCTTCGGCGGATTCTCCAGCGAAGCGATCGCCGATCGGAACAACGACGCCCAGGCGAAACTCGTCATCACGGCCGATGCCGGCTGGCGGCGCGGGCAGCAAGTGCCCCTGAAGCGCAATGTCGACGAAGCGCTCGCGAAATCGCCGACGGTGACGAACTGCGTCGTGCTGCGGCGCACCGGCGCGCCGGTGCATATGCAAGAAGGGCGCGATCATTGGTGGCACGATCTGATGAGCGAGGCCGATCCGCATTGCGAGGCGGCCCGTCTCGATAGCGAAGCGCCCCTGTTCATCCTCTACACCAGCGGATCGACCGGCAAGCCGAAGGGAATCAAGCACACCACCGCCGGCTATAACCTGTTTGCCAAAAAAACATTTCAATGGGTGTTCGATCATCGCGATGAAGACGTGTTTTGGTGTACGGCCGATTGCGGCTGGGTGACCGGGCATAGCTACGTCGTTTACGGCCCGCTTACGGCCGGGGCGACGGTGCTGATGTATGAAGGAGCCCCGAACTGGCCCGACGAAGGGCGGTTCTGGCGGCTGATCGAAAAATATCGCGTCAGCATTTTTTACACCGCCCCGACGGCCATTCGCTCGTTCGTCAAATGGGGCGATCATTGGGTCGACGCTTGCGACTTGTCGAGCCTGCGCGTGCTCGGCACGGTCGGCGAAGGGATCAATCCGGAAGCGTGGATGTGGTATCACCGCAAGATCGGCGGGCAGCGCTGCCCGATCGTCGACACTTGGTGGCAAACCGAAACCGGCGGCATCATGATGAGCCCGCTGCCGGGAGCAATTCCCACCAAGCCCGGCAGTTGCACCAAGCCACTGCCGGGCGTGGTGCCCGCGATCGTCGATTCGGCCGGCAAACCCGTTGAGCGAGGGCACGGCGGTTGGCTTGTGATCACGAAGCCATGGCCTGGCATGCTGCGCGGCATTTGGGGCGACGATGCCCGCTACAGGGAAACCTATTGGAGCAAGGTGCCGCACATGTATCTGGCCGGCGACGCCTGCCGGCAAGATGCCGACGGCTATTACTGGATCATGGGCCGGATCGACGACGTGCTGAATGTGGCCGGGCATCGGCTGAGCACGATTGAAATCGAGAGCGCGCTGGTGAGCCATCCGGCGGTGGCCGAGGCCGCGGCAGTGGGCCGGCCGCACGAGGTGAAGGGCGAGGCCGTGGCGGTGTTTGTCGTGCTCAAGGCCGATCGTCCGAGCGAAGAACTGCGCGACGAGCTGAAGCGGCACGTGCGGAAGGAGATCGGCGCATTGGCCCAGCCCGACGACATTCGCTTCACCAACGCGTTGCCGAAAACGCGCAGCGGCAAGATCATGCGCCGCCTCTTGCGCGACATCGCCAGCGGCAAAGAAACCATCGGCGACACGACGACGCTCGAGGATTACAGCATCCTCGCAAAGCTGCGGACGGATGAGGAATAG
- a CDS encoding DUF1549 domain-containing protein: MARFNCFYFQIRALPRLRAALAAIPLVLLWLVATGTEPAHAAPKAEQAPAVAAGSPAPAGQNLNFVNDIVPVLTKYGCNSGGCHGRGSGQNGFKLSLFGFDPPADYSALVDEGDGRRISWTAPDESLMLLKPTGKVPHGGGVRFDADSAAYRQLRLWIAAGTPWGDDRAPQLASIAVEPAEKILAPGESLQLKVVARYSDGSTRDASALAEYFSLRPANLSVSFEGLVRSLGERGDAAVMVRYLGIVAVSRMTVPYADKPPDVSAAAFQPKNYIDGLVLEKWRKLGLAPSPQATDAVFLRRAYLDAIGTLPTPKETRDFLADASPDKRDRLIDRLLERPEYAIYWSQQWGDILRNKQVDGSHKADSRKFEDWLRDAFAKNMPFDKFARELIAVSGKIENHPQMDWYRQLNTTQNRVEDTAQVFLGLRVACAHCHNHPFERISQNDYWQFAAYFAKVDAMGYGPVKTVGLKDDGSVTNPRTGKTTTPKPFGGADCAFVKGQDPRQKLVDWMVAKENPYFARAIANRIWAHYMNRGLVEAVDDLRATNPPTNPALLDALADDLRRHGFDLKLLMKNVMKSAVYGLSPEPTPANAMDKENYARHYPVRLSPQVLMDAIDTATGVPTKFREFPDVKRAIQLPTEAEPNDFLDIFGRSRRDTPCVCETHLKPNLSQVLYMMFAPELESAIASPQGTVARLLKEQKSSAEIVGDLYLLTVCRPPSADELHDAVALVDGAKQKQPVVEDLLWTLLNSKEFLFDH; the protein is encoded by the coding sequence ATGGCGCGATTCAATTGCTTCTACTTTCAAATCCGGGCGCTGCCGCGCCTTCGCGCCGCGCTCGCGGCCATCCCGCTCGTCTTGCTCTGGCTGGTGGCAACCGGAACAGAGCCGGCCCATGCGGCCCCGAAAGCTGAACAGGCTCCCGCTGTCGCTGCCGGTTCGCCGGCACCAGCGGGCCAGAATCTGAACTTCGTCAACGACATTGTGCCGGTGCTGACCAAGTACGGCTGCAATAGCGGCGGATGCCACGGTCGCGGCAGCGGGCAGAATGGTTTTAAACTGTCGCTGTTCGGCTTCGATCCACCGGCCGATTATTCCGCGCTGGTCGACGAAGGGGACGGCCGGCGGATTTCTTGGACCGCTCCCGACGAATCGCTGATGTTGCTGAAGCCGACGGGCAAAGTGCCGCATGGTGGCGGAGTGCGGTTCGATGCCGATTCGGCCGCCTATCGGCAGCTTCGCCTATGGATCGCCGCCGGCACGCCCTGGGGCGACGATCGCGCGCCGCAGCTTGCGTCGATCGCGGTCGAGCCGGCGGAGAAAATCCTCGCGCCCGGCGAAAGCCTACAACTGAAAGTCGTCGCCCGCTATAGCGACGGCAGCACCCGCGATGCATCGGCCTTGGCCGAGTATTTCAGCCTTCGGCCGGCGAATCTGAGTGTTTCGTTCGAGGGCCTGGTTCGCTCGCTCGGTGAAAGGGGGGACGCGGCGGTGATGGTCCGCTATCTGGGGATCGTGGCCGTGTCGCGGATGACGGTGCCGTATGCCGACAAACCGCCCGACGTGTCTGCCGCCGCCTTCCAGCCGAAAAACTATATCGACGGGCTCGTGCTCGAAAAATGGCGCAAGCTCGGGCTGGCGCCCAGTCCGCAGGCCACCGACGCCGTGTTTCTGCGGCGGGCATATCTGGACGCGATCGGCACGCTGCCGACGCCGAAGGAAACCCGCGACTTTCTGGCCGACGCATCGCCCGACAAGCGCGACCGATTGATCGATCGCCTGCTCGAGCGGCCCGAATATGCGATCTATTGGTCGCAGCAATGGGGCGACATCTTGCGCAACAAGCAAGTCGACGGTAGCCACAAGGCCGATAGCCGTAAGTTCGAAGATTGGCTGCGCGACGCGTTTGCCAAGAACATGCCGTTCGACAAGTTTGCTCGCGAGTTGATCGCCGTCAGCGGAAAGATCGAAAACCATCCGCAAATGGATTGGTATCGACAACTCAACACGACGCAAAATCGGGTCGAAGACACGGCGCAAGTGTTTCTCGGCCTGCGCGTGGCCTGCGCCCATTGCCACAATCATCCGTTCGAGCGAATCTCGCAAAACGACTACTGGCAGTTTGCGGCCTATTTCGCCAAGGTCGATGCGATGGGCTATGGCCCGGTGAAAACGGTCGGGCTGAAAGACGATGGCTCGGTCACCAACCCGCGCACCGGCAAGACGACGACCCCCAAGCCGTTCGGCGGCGCCGATTGTGCATTTGTCAAAGGCCAAGATCCGCGACAAAAACTCGTCGATTGGATGGTCGCCAAGGAAAACCCGTATTTCGCCCGGGCAATCGCCAACCGTATTTGGGCCCACTACATGAATCGCGGTCTGGTCGAGGCGGTCGACGATCTTCGCGCCACCAATCCGCCGACGAACCCGGCCCTGCTGGATGCGCTGGCCGACGATTTGCGCCGGCATGGCTTCGATCTGAAATTGTTGATGAAAAACGTGATGAAGTCGGCCGTGTATGGGCTCAGCCCGGAGCCGACGCCGGCGAACGCGATGGACAAGGAAAACTACGCCCGGCACTACCCAGTGCGGCTGTCGCCGCAAGTGCTGATGGACGCGATCGACACGGCCACGGGAGTGCCGACGAAATTTCGCGAATTTCCCGACGTGAAACGGGCCATCCAATTGCCGACCGAAGCGGAGCCGAACGATTTTCTCGACATCTTCGGCCGATCGCGGCGCGATACGCCCTGCGTTTGCGAAACGCACCTCAAGCCGAACCTATCGCAAGTGCTGTATATGATGTTCGCGCCGGAATTGGAATCGGCGATTGCCAGTCCGCAAGGAACGGTGGCCCGATTGCTCAAGGAACAGAAATCGTCGGCCGAGATCGTGGGGGATCTGTATTTGCTGACGGTTTGCCGGCCGCCATCGGCCGACGAATTGCACGATGCCGTGGCGCTCGTCGATGGTGCGAAGCAGAAGCAACCCGTCGTCGAGGATTTGCTGTGGACGCTCCTCAACTCGAAGGAGTTTTTGTTCGATCACTAA
- a CDS encoding class I fructose-bisphosphate aldolase, producing MSDWIIKLLGDEGANLLEHRCRTVAKEQLVLPGPDFVDRVFVGSDRNARVVGNFAWIHRHGRLAGTGYVSILPVDQGIEHSAGASFAPNPEYFDPENIVRLAIEGGCNAVASTFGVLGICARKFAHKIPFIVKINHNELLTYPNKFEQIMFGEVDRAFDMGAAAVGATIYFGSEDADRQIVEVAQAFTRAHELGMATILWCYLRNKAFKKDKDYHLSADLTGQANHLGCTIQADIIKQKLPENNGGYLALNAGGVSYGKYDERMYSQLSSDNPIDLTRYQVLNCYMGRCGLINSGGASGKHDLAEAVRTAVINKRAGGTGLISGRKAFQRPMKDGVELLNKVQDVYLDSSVSVA from the coding sequence ATGAGCGATTGGATCATCAAACTCTTGGGCGACGAAGGGGCGAACCTGTTGGAACATCGCTGCCGCACCGTCGCCAAAGAACAGCTCGTGCTGCCGGGGCCGGATTTCGTCGATCGCGTGTTCGTCGGTAGCGATCGGAACGCCCGCGTCGTGGGGAATTTCGCCTGGATCCATCGCCACGGCCGCCTCGCCGGAACGGGATACGTGTCGATCCTGCCGGTCGATCAAGGCATCGAGCATTCGGCGGGAGCGTCATTCGCGCCGAATCCGGAATATTTCGATCCGGAGAATATCGTGCGGCTGGCAATCGAAGGGGGCTGCAACGCCGTGGCATCGACGTTCGGAGTGTTGGGGATCTGCGCCCGCAAGTTTGCCCACAAGATTCCGTTTATCGTCAAAATCAACCACAACGAACTGCTGACCTATCCAAACAAGTTCGAGCAGATCATGTTCGGCGAGGTGGACCGAGCATTCGACATGGGCGCGGCCGCGGTGGGCGCGACGATCTATTTCGGCTCGGAAGATGCCGATCGCCAGATCGTCGAAGTGGCCCAGGCATTCACCCGCGCCCACGAACTGGGCATGGCCACGATTCTGTGGTGCTATTTGCGCAATAAGGCGTTCAAGAAAGACAAGGATTATCATCTCTCCGCCGATCTGACCGGGCAGGCCAACCACCTCGGCTGCACGATCCAGGCCGACATCATCAAGCAAAAACTGCCGGAGAACAACGGCGGCTATCTGGCCTTGAATGCCGGCGGCGTGAGCTATGGAAAATACGACGAACGCATGTATTCGCAACTATCGTCCGACAACCCCATCGATCTGACGCGCTATCAGGTCTTGAATTGCTATATGGGCCGGTGCGGGCTGATCAATTCGGGTGGGGCCTCGGGCAAACACGATCTGGCCGAAGCCGTACGCACGGCAGTGATCAACAAGCGCGCGGGGGGCACCGGCCTGATCAGCGGCCGAAAGGCCTTTCAACGGCCGATGAAGGATGGCGTCGAGCTATTGAACAAGGTTCAAGACGTTTATCTCGATTCAAGCGTTTCGGTCGCTTGA
- a CDS encoding DUF1501 domain-containing protein produces the protein MFLNPIIAAPHVGAVPQSISRRGFMRRGAVAIGGIALVNLLRQEALAAGSGSAAAEKRSVILLFQQGGPSHLETWDMKPNAPIEYRGEFKGISTSIPGYQVGEYMPRLAKLCHKLAILRSVYHDSTEHSQGVHTVLTGYKPTKNAPGNEFPSVGSIVAKELGPRANGMPPYIATMTAIDSSNAAYLGVEYNPFQTFGYPQSSGFRVRNMALPDGVDSSRLARRQSMLRRFDDFRREADASGALAGMDNFSRRAMELVGSPEIRQAFDLNKEPAALRERYGAQSSTAQSMLLARRLVEAGARFVTVRVEGAWDSHKDNFTAHRALLPPWDQSLATLIEDLDSRGMLDTTLLIIGGEFGRTPKINKDAGRDHWPMVYSTVLCGGGLKQGIVLGESDALAESPRVRPISVQDVLATVYHQLGINTHKTFCNEAHRPVEILNYGSPIQEIL, from the coding sequence ATGTTTCTGAACCCCATCATCGCTGCCCCGCATGTCGGCGCCGTTCCCCAGTCGATCTCGCGGCGCGGCTTCATGCGGCGAGGAGCGGTCGCGATCGGCGGCATCGCGCTGGTGAATTTGTTGCGGCAAGAAGCGCTCGCCGCCGGTTCCGGTTCGGCCGCCGCTGAAAAGCGCAGCGTGATCCTGCTTTTCCAACAAGGTGGCCCGAGCCATCTGGAAACATGGGACATGAAGCCCAACGCGCCGATCGAATACCGCGGCGAATTCAAGGGCATTTCGACCAGTATTCCCGGCTATCAGGTCGGCGAATACATGCCGCGGCTGGCGAAGCTGTGCCACAAGCTGGCCATTTTGCGGTCGGTCTATCACGATTCGACCGAGCACAGCCAGGGCGTTCACACCGTGCTCACCGGCTACAAACCGACCAAGAATGCCCCGGGCAACGAGTTTCCCAGCGTCGGCAGCATCGTGGCCAAAGAACTCGGTCCGCGGGCCAACGGCATGCCGCCCTATATCGCCACGATGACGGCCATCGACAGCTCCAACGCCGCCTATTTGGGCGTCGAATACAATCCGTTTCAAACGTTTGGCTATCCGCAATCGAGCGGGTTCCGCGTACGAAATATGGCCCTGCCCGACGGCGTCGATTCCAGCCGGCTTGCCCGGCGGCAATCCATGCTCCGGCGGTTCGACGATTTTCGCCGCGAAGCCGATGCATCGGGCGCGCTTGCGGGGATGGACAACTTTTCCCGCCGTGCGATGGAACTGGTCGGCAGCCCGGAAATTCGTCAGGCCTTCGATTTGAACAAGGAGCCGGCGGCGCTTCGCGAGCGCTACGGCGCTCAAAGCTCGACCGCTCAGAGCATGTTGCTCGCCCGCCGGCTCGTCGAAGCGGGAGCAAGGTTTGTCACGGTGCGCGTCGAAGGGGCCTGGGATTCGCACAAAGACAATTTCACCGCTCATCGCGCGCTCCTTCCGCCCTGGGATCAATCGCTCGCCACGCTGATCGAAGATCTCGATAGCCGCGGCATGCTCGACACGACGCTTTTGATCATCGGCGGCGAATTCGGCCGCACGCCGAAGATCAACAAAGACGCCGGCCGCGACCATTGGCCGATGGTTTATTCGACCGTGCTTTGCGGCGGCGGCCTCAAGCAGGGAATCGTTCTCGGCGAAAGCGACGCGCTGGCCGAGTCGCCTCGAGTGCGCCCGATCAGCGTGCAAGACGTGCTGGCCACGGTCTACCATCAACTCGGCATCAACACGCACAAGACGTTCTGCAACGAAGCCCATCGGCCCGTCGAAATTCTCAACTACGGCTCTCCGATCCAGGAGATTTTGTGA